One region of Micromonospora ureilytica genomic DNA includes:
- a CDS encoding acyltransferase family protein: protein MRRLRQLAERTPAGRERYVDLLRALAITMVVLGHWAVTVIERDDAGQATGHSALGNLRWAYPLTWLAQVMPVFFLVGGYANAASLTRLRARGGDAASWLVDRSARLVRPTSTLLLVLTASAAVAWLRGADPTRIREVFWFATIPLWFLVAYLAAVALTPPMYALHRRFGLAVPLGLVVLVGLGDLGRLSGPEGLSYGNYLFGWLAVHQLGFAWHDTRAVPPPAGQTAPPQTQTDTTAQTAPPPAETDAAGPSTPDRAGVRRRRLPTSRRAGLVFLAGGLGAVLLLTVLGPWPVAMLKVPDERLDNAAPPSLALLAVAAGQLGVILLLRGPAERLLRRTGPWQLVIGVNLVVLTVFLWHLTAAILLIGFLDAVGTLPTLAVDTAAWWAWRVPWLLLLSAVLVVLVAIFGPVEARSGRHRGRRTNRGTRARATWAVAAYAAVVAALLINSTTPQQAPEPFGTPVPALVAYLAGAGVLRLLRSGWGIRG from the coding sequence ATGCGCCGTCTGCGCCAGCTGGCCGAGCGCACCCCGGCTGGGCGGGAGCGGTATGTCGACCTGCTCCGCGCGCTCGCCATCACCATGGTCGTTCTCGGACACTGGGCCGTCACGGTGATCGAGCGGGACGACGCCGGGCAGGCCACCGGGCACTCCGCGCTCGGCAACCTGCGCTGGGCGTACCCGCTGACCTGGCTGGCCCAGGTGATGCCCGTCTTCTTCCTGGTCGGGGGCTACGCCAACGCGGCCTCGCTGACCCGGCTGCGGGCCCGCGGCGGGGACGCCGCCAGCTGGCTGGTCGACCGCAGTGCCCGCCTGGTCCGCCCCACCAGCACGCTGCTGCTGGTGCTCACCGCCTCGGCGGCGGTCGCCTGGCTGCGCGGCGCCGACCCGACCCGGATCCGCGAGGTGTTCTGGTTCGCCACCATTCCGCTCTGGTTCCTGGTCGCCTACCTGGCGGCGGTCGCGCTCACCCCACCGATGTACGCGCTGCACCGCCGCTTCGGCCTGGCCGTACCGCTGGGACTTGTCGTCCTGGTCGGCCTCGGCGACCTCGGCCGGCTGAGCGGGCCGGAGGGGCTGAGCTACGGCAACTACCTGTTCGGTTGGCTGGCCGTCCACCAGCTCGGCTTCGCCTGGCACGACACCCGCGCCGTGCCGCCACCCGCCGGTCAGACCGCGCCACCGCAGACGCAGACCGATACCACCGCTCAGACCGCGCCACCACCCGCGGAGACCGACGCTGCCGGGCCGTCGACTCCCGACCGTGCGGGGGTACGCCGACGGCGGCTGCCCACCTCCCGCCGGGCCGGCCTGGTCTTCCTGGCCGGCGGGCTGGGCGCGGTGCTGCTGCTCACCGTGCTCGGCCCCTGGCCGGTGGCCATGCTCAAGGTGCCCGACGAGCGGCTCGACAACGCCGCGCCGCCCAGTCTCGCGTTGCTGGCCGTCGCCGCCGGCCAGCTCGGGGTGATCCTGCTGCTACGCGGCCCGGCGGAGCGGCTGCTGCGCCGCACCGGGCCGTGGCAGCTCGTGATCGGGGTCAACCTGGTGGTGCTGACCGTCTTCCTCTGGCACCTGACCGCCGCGATCCTGCTGATCGGGTTCCTCGACGCGGTCGGGACGCTGCCCACCCTGGCGGTCGACACCGCCGCCTGGTGGGCCTGGCGGGTGCCCTGGTTGCTGCTGCTCAGCGCCGTCCTGGTGGTGCTGGTCGCCATCTTCGGGCCGGTGGAGGCACGTAGCGGCCGGCACCGCGGACGCCGGACCAATCGGGGCACCCGGGCCCGGGCGACGTGGGCGGTGGCCGCGTACGCCGCCGTGGTGGCCGCGCTGCTGATCAACAGCACGACACCGCAGCAGGCCCCGGAGCCGTTCGGCACGCCCGTCCCGGCGCTGGTGGCGTACCTGGCCGGGGCGGGCGTGCTGCGACTGCTCAGATCTGGGTGGGGAATCCGAGGTTGA
- a CDS encoding CoA-acylating methylmalonate-semialdehyde dehydrogenase yields the protein MSIGHFIDGKRVGGTSERRGDVFDPATGRRTAEVELASTADVDVAVRAAARAARAWRDASLARRSAVLFAFRELVHARRDRLAEVITAEHGKVLADAAGEVQRGLEVIEYACGLPSALRGAFSENVSTEVDSYTIRQPLGVVAVISPFNFPVMVPLWFVPVAVACGNAVVLKPSEKDPSAALLLAEWFAEAGLPDGVLNVVNGDKEAVDALLEHPEVRAVSFVGSTPIARYVYQRGTAAGKRVQALGGAKNHMVVLPDADLDLAADAAVNAGFGSAGERCMAISVLVAVEPVADALVERIAARVTGLRTGDGRRGCDMGPLVTAAHEAKVRSYVDAGVADGAVPVVDGRDVTPDGDPDGFWLGPTLFDRVTPDMSIYTDEIFGPVLSVVRVGSYDEAVNLVNASPYGNGTAIFTNDGGAARRYQHEVEVGMVGINVPIPVPMAYHSFGGWKSSLFGDLHAHGEDGVRFFTRGKVVTSRWLDPRHGGVNLGFPTQI from the coding sequence ATGAGCATCGGTCACTTCATCGACGGCAAGCGCGTCGGCGGCACGTCCGAGCGCCGCGGCGACGTGTTCGACCCGGCGACCGGTCGGCGTACCGCCGAGGTCGAGCTGGCCTCGACCGCGGACGTCGACGTCGCGGTGCGGGCCGCCGCCCGCGCGGCGCGCGCCTGGCGGGACGCGTCGCTGGCGCGGCGGTCCGCTGTGCTGTTCGCCTTCCGCGAGTTGGTGCACGCCCGCCGCGACCGGCTCGCCGAGGTGATCACCGCCGAGCACGGCAAGGTGCTCGCCGACGCCGCCGGCGAGGTGCAGCGCGGCCTGGAGGTCATCGAGTACGCGTGCGGGCTGCCGTCGGCGCTGCGCGGAGCGTTCAGCGAGAACGTGTCCACCGAGGTCGACTCGTACACCATCCGGCAGCCGCTCGGGGTGGTCGCGGTGATCTCCCCGTTCAACTTCCCGGTGATGGTGCCGCTGTGGTTCGTGCCGGTGGCGGTGGCCTGCGGCAACGCGGTGGTGCTCAAGCCGAGCGAGAAGGACCCGAGCGCGGCGCTGCTGCTGGCCGAGTGGTTCGCCGAGGCCGGCCTGCCCGACGGGGTGCTCAACGTGGTCAACGGCGACAAGGAGGCGGTCGACGCGTTGCTGGAGCACCCGGAGGTGCGGGCGGTGTCGTTCGTCGGCTCCACCCCGATCGCCCGGTACGTCTACCAACGCGGCACGGCCGCCGGTAAGCGGGTGCAGGCGCTCGGCGGGGCGAAGAACCACATGGTGGTGCTCCCGGACGCCGACCTGGACCTGGCCGCCGACGCGGCGGTCAACGCCGGGTTCGGCTCGGCGGGGGAGCGGTGCATGGCCATCTCGGTGCTGGTGGCGGTGGAGCCGGTGGCCGACGCGCTGGTCGAGCGGATCGCCGCGCGGGTGACCGGTCTGCGCACCGGCGACGGCCGACGGGGCTGCGACATGGGCCCGCTGGTCACCGCCGCGCACGAGGCGAAGGTCCGCTCCTACGTGGACGCCGGTGTCGCCGACGGCGCGGTGCCGGTGGTGGACGGGCGGGACGTGACACCGGACGGCGACCCGGATGGTTTCTGGCTCGGCCCGACCCTGTTCGACCGGGTGACCCCGGACATGTCGATCTACACCGACGAGATCTTCGGGCCGGTGCTGAGCGTGGTCCGGGTCGGCTCGTACGACGAGGCGGTGAACTTGGTCAACGCCAGCCCGTACGGCAACGGCACGGCGATCTTCACAAACGACGGCGGTGCGGCCCGGCGCTACCAGCACGAGGTGGAGGTGGGCATGGTCGGCATCAACGTGCCCATCCCGGTGCCGATGGCGTACCACTCGTTCGGCGGTTGGAAGTCGTCGCTCTTCGGTGACCTGCACGCCCACGGCGAGGACGGGGTGCGCTTCTTCACCCGCGGCAAGGTCGTCACCAGCCGCTGGTTGGATCCGCGCCACGGCGGGGTCAACCTCGGATTCCCCACCCAGATCTGA
- a CDS encoding carbohydrate ABC transporter permease, with protein sequence MTTLDQPTAIVPTPVTSGDRPVRRELGVANALSHGFLLFWGLLTVLPLLWMFVSSFKTNGEILADPWGLPGALHLDNWARAWTGAHIGRYFLNSLVVVTGSVSLTMLMGATAAYVFARYEFRGRQVVYYLFVGGLMFPVFLALVPLFFVVRNAGLFNTWLGLILVYAAYSLPFTVFFLTAFFRTLPTSVAEAALVDGCGHFRLFFRVMLPMARPGLISVALFNFLSHWNQFLLPQVLLQGDESKWMLAQGLFALSVSQGYAGDYARLFAGLSIAVLPVLAVYVAFQRQVQAGLTAGQLK encoded by the coding sequence GTGACCACTCTGGACCAGCCCACCGCGATCGTCCCGACCCCGGTCACCAGCGGGGACCGCCCGGTACGTCGGGAACTCGGCGTGGCCAACGCCCTCTCGCACGGCTTCCTGCTGTTCTGGGGCCTGCTCACCGTACTGCCACTGCTGTGGATGTTCGTCAGCTCGTTCAAGACCAACGGTGAGATCCTCGCCGACCCGTGGGGGCTCCCCGGCGCGCTGCACCTGGACAACTGGGCGCGGGCCTGGACCGGCGCGCACATCGGCCGGTACTTCCTCAACAGCCTGGTGGTGGTGACCGGCTCGGTCAGCCTCACCATGCTGATGGGCGCCACCGCCGCGTACGTCTTCGCCCGGTACGAGTTCCGCGGCCGCCAGGTCGTCTACTACCTGTTCGTCGGCGGCCTGATGTTCCCGGTGTTCCTCGCCCTGGTGCCGCTCTTCTTCGTGGTCCGCAACGCCGGCCTCTTCAACACCTGGCTCGGGCTGATCCTCGTGTACGCGGCCTACTCGCTGCCCTTCACGGTGTTCTTCCTGACCGCGTTCTTCCGGACCCTGCCGACCTCGGTGGCGGAGGCCGCACTGGTCGACGGCTGCGGTCACTTCCGGCTCTTCTTCCGGGTGATGCTGCCGATGGCGCGTCCGGGACTGATCAGTGTGGCGCTCTTCAACTTCCTCAGCCACTGGAACCAGTTCCTGCTGCCGCAGGTGCTGTTGCAGGGCGACGAGTCCAAGTGGATGCTGGCGCAGGGGCTGTTCGCGCTCTCGGTCAGCCAGGGCTACGCCGGCGACTACGCCCGGCTCTTCGCCGGACTGAGCATCGCGGTGCTCCCGGTGCTCGCGGTCTACGTGGCCTTCCAGCGGCAGGTGCAGGCGGGCCTCACCGCAGGGCAGCTCAAGTAA
- a CDS encoding MurR/RpiR family transcriptional regulator: MVDHEVDTAAGTAVVDADLIDRRTASDGVLARVRNGLSELTGALRRVAEHVLSDPEAAARSTIVELAERSGTSPATITRFCRAMGFEGYADLRLGIASETGRARSAGWTIDIGREIQPSDPLARVLDQIMAADTRAMHDTATLLDLTEVERAAVAIAGANRVNIFGASGSALVGEEMQFSLHRIGVAAWAWNDVHEGLASAALLRSGDVALGISHTGQTRETIEMLAEAGSRGATTLALTGFPRSPLAELADIVLLTASQATTFRPDALSARHPQLVVLDLLYIAVAQRTHDRAHAAFRRTAQAVDGHKAAKGVPS; the protein is encoded by the coding sequence ATGGTTGATCACGAGGTGGACACCGCCGCGGGGACCGCGGTGGTCGACGCCGACCTGATCGACCGGCGGACGGCCTCCGACGGAGTGCTGGCTCGGGTCCGCAACGGGCTCAGCGAGTTGACAGGCGCCCTGCGCCGGGTCGCCGAGCACGTGCTCAGCGACCCGGAGGCCGCCGCCCGCTCGACAATCGTCGAGCTGGCCGAGCGCAGCGGCACCTCACCGGCGACCATCACCCGCTTCTGCCGGGCGATGGGCTTCGAGGGGTACGCCGACCTGCGGCTGGGCATCGCCTCCGAAACCGGCCGCGCGCGCTCGGCCGGTTGGACCATCGACATCGGACGGGAGATCCAGCCGAGCGACCCGCTCGCCCGGGTGCTCGACCAGATCATGGCCGCCGACACCCGGGCCATGCACGACACCGCAACCCTGCTCGACCTCACCGAGGTGGAGCGGGCCGCGGTGGCGATCGCCGGCGCCAACCGGGTCAACATCTTCGGCGCCAGCGGCAGCGCCCTGGTCGGCGAGGAGATGCAGTTCAGCCTGCATCGCATCGGTGTGGCGGCGTGGGCGTGGAACGACGTGCACGAGGGCCTGGCCAGCGCCGCGTTGCTGCGATCGGGGGACGTGGCGCTCGGCATCTCGCACACCGGGCAGACCCGGGAGACGATCGAGATGCTCGCCGAGGCGGGCAGCCGGGGCGCCACCACGCTCGCGCTCACCGGCTTCCCCCGCTCACCGCTGGCCGAGCTGGCCGACATCGTGCTGCTCACGGCCAGCCAGGCGACCACCTTCCGGCCGGACGCGCTCTCCGCCCGGCACCCCCAGCTGGTGGTGCTCGACCTGCTCTACATCGCCGTCGCCCAACGCACGCACGACCGCGCGCACGCGGCCTTCCGGCGGACCGCGCAGGCCGTCGACGGGCACAAGGCAGCGAAAGGGGTCCCTTCATGA
- a CDS encoding carbohydrate ABC transporter permease, with protein MKHGKWPLIVTFLVPPVLLYVFFVVSPYLQAFQISTTDWLGYSADANPVGLANFKTLWHDDYVWNALKNNAILLGLVPVLTIVLGLFFATMLAMGGRKGSAGVTGVRGGALYRTVYFFPQVLSVVIIALLWKEVYHPNQGLLTSAVHAVGLPAPTWLGDPATAFWCVLAVMVWSNVGFYVVLFGAAMSAVPKEIYEAVLLDGASRFTTLRRVTLPLLWDTVQVAWVYLAIFALDGFILVQLMTNGGPNFSTDVIGVRMYDTAFGSETKFGYASAIGVVMFFLTLSVAVLSLRVGRRERIEYS; from the coding sequence GTGAAACATGGCAAGTGGCCGCTGATCGTCACGTTCCTGGTGCCGCCGGTGCTGCTGTACGTGTTCTTCGTCGTCTCGCCGTACCTGCAGGCGTTCCAGATCTCCACCACCGACTGGCTCGGCTACTCGGCGGACGCCAACCCGGTCGGCCTGGCCAACTTCAAGACCCTCTGGCACGACGACTACGTGTGGAACGCGCTGAAGAACAACGCGATCCTGCTGGGTCTGGTGCCGGTGCTGACCATCGTGCTCGGGCTCTTCTTCGCCACCATGCTCGCCATGGGTGGGCGCAAGGGCAGTGCCGGCGTGACCGGCGTACGCGGCGGCGCGCTCTACCGCACTGTCTACTTCTTCCCCCAGGTGCTCTCTGTGGTGATCATCGCGCTGCTCTGGAAAGAGGTGTACCACCCCAACCAGGGGCTGCTCACCAGCGCCGTACACGCGGTCGGCCTGCCCGCGCCGACCTGGCTCGGCGACCCGGCGACCGCCTTCTGGTGCGTACTGGCGGTGATGGTCTGGAGCAACGTCGGCTTCTACGTGGTGCTGTTCGGCGCGGCGATGTCGGCCGTACCGAAGGAGATCTACGAGGCGGTGCTGCTCGACGGCGCGTCCCGGTTCACCACCCTGCGCCGGGTCACCCTGCCGCTGCTCTGGGACACCGTCCAGGTCGCCTGGGTCTACCTGGCCATCTTCGCCCTGGACGGGTTCATCCTCGTACAGCTGATGACCAACGGCGGGCCGAACTTCTCCACCGACGTGATCGGCGTACGGATGTACGACACCGCCTTCGGCAGCGAGACCAAGTTCGGCTACGCCTCGGCGATCGGCGTGGTGATGTTCTTCCTGACCCTCTCGGTGGCGGTGTTGTCGCTGCGGGTCGGCCGGCGCGAACGGATCGAGTACTCGTGA
- a CDS encoding N-acetylglucosamine kinase, producing MSDTVVVGLDVGGTSTRATVLTLTGQRVGAGRAGGGNPTSHGAERAAAELLTALREALADVDPTRVAAGTIGLAGAGRLLADPAGRAAFDSAWHDAGLRCPYEVHGDALVAYASGTAAPDGTILIAGTGAITAQVHELRLDRIADGHGWLLGDAGSGFWLGREAVRRLLADLDAGRGLGALTTTVLTELLGSADIAARPRDTVDAAIQTVTRRPPIELARLAPLVVDAATHGDPVATALITEAAAHLTESVSRIRTPGAVTPVVLGGGLLTADTPLAAAVRAEITRHWSDAPLRTAGDGAAAAAWLAARGLPEVTDAAALHARLFPTP from the coding sequence ATGTCCGACACCGTCGTGGTGGGTCTCGATGTCGGCGGTACGTCCACCCGGGCGACCGTCCTCACCCTCACCGGGCAACGCGTCGGCGCCGGCCGCGCCGGCGGCGGCAACCCCACAAGTCACGGCGCCGAACGCGCCGCCGCCGAACTGCTGACCGCGCTGCGCGAGGCGCTCGCCGACGTCGACCCGACACGGGTGGCCGCCGGCACCATCGGGCTCGCCGGAGCCGGCCGGCTGCTCGCCGACCCGGCCGGCCGGGCCGCCTTCGACAGTGCCTGGCACGACGCCGGCCTGCGTTGCCCGTACGAGGTGCACGGCGACGCCCTGGTCGCCTACGCCTCCGGCACCGCCGCCCCGGACGGAACCATCCTCATCGCCGGCACCGGGGCGATCACCGCCCAGGTCCACGAGCTGCGACTCGACCGGATCGCCGACGGTCACGGCTGGCTCCTCGGCGACGCCGGCTCCGGCTTCTGGCTCGGTCGCGAGGCGGTGCGCCGACTGCTCGCCGACCTCGACGCCGGACGTGGTCTTGGCGCGCTGACCACTACCGTGCTCACCGAACTCCTGGGCAGCGCCGACATCGCCGCCCGCCCCCGGGACACCGTCGACGCCGCCATCCAGACGGTGACCCGTCGACCCCCCATCGAACTGGCCCGGCTCGCACCGCTGGTCGTCGACGCCGCCACCCACGGCGACCCGGTCGCCACCGCGCTGATCACCGAAGCCGCCGCGCACCTCACCGAGAGCGTGAGCCGCATCCGCACCCCCGGGGCGGTGACACCTGTCGTGCTCGGCGGTGGCCTCCTCACCGCGGACACCCCGCTCGCCGCCGCCGTCCGGGCCGAAATCACGCGGCACTGGTCGGACGCGCCACTGCGTACCGCCGGAGACGGGGCCGCCGCCGCAGCCTGGCTCGCCGCCCGCGGCCTACCCGAGGTGACCGACGCGGCCGCCCTGCACGCCCGCCTCTTCCCCACCCCCTGA
- the ngcE gene encoding N-acetylglucosamine/diacetylchitobiose ABC transporter substrate-binding protein has product MNRRDILRRSAAAGLLATPAAGLLSGCATSGGGDKNDAETYQGTKSAQNPLGVKEDAPLEVVIFGGGFGEEYAKAHEAMYTEKYPKAKIKHSSTQEISKTLQPRFVDGTPPDVVNNSGSSQIDFNGLVSQNALAGLDELLAAPSLDIPGKTVKDTLLPGAVEVGSYDGKFLVLNYTYTAYGIWHSAKLFADRGWSYAKTWDEHIALCKQIKAAGIAPWTYAGLHPRYMSWPLISTAIKFGGPSVATAIDNLEPSAWKSDSMRAAADAWHQIVKDKYILDGSSGLDHKQSQTAWCQGKAAFISCGSWLESEQKDVTPAGFNMTIAPTPSLGSGDKLPFEAIRGTAGEPFMVPAKARNVAGGLEYFRTMLSKKGAQDFTKKVASLTVVAGATEGVELPYGLSTVVKALDASGANGFNWVYNSFYRKLERNLVDAACGEFFSGRIGPAEFLQQCQKGADSIAQDSSVKKYKRAA; this is encoded by the coding sequence ATGAACAGGCGTGACATCCTGCGGCGCAGCGCCGCCGCCGGCCTCCTGGCCACCCCCGCCGCCGGTCTGCTCTCCGGCTGCGCCACCAGCGGTGGCGGTGACAAGAACGATGCCGAGACGTACCAGGGCACCAAGAGCGCGCAGAACCCGCTCGGCGTGAAGGAGGACGCCCCACTCGAGGTGGTGATCTTCGGCGGCGGGTTCGGCGAGGAGTACGCCAAGGCCCACGAGGCCATGTACACCGAGAAGTACCCGAAGGCGAAGATCAAGCACTCCTCCACCCAGGAGATCAGCAAGACGCTCCAGCCGCGCTTCGTCGACGGCACCCCGCCGGACGTGGTCAACAACTCCGGCTCCAGCCAGATCGACTTCAACGGCCTGGTCAGCCAGAACGCCCTCGCCGGCCTCGATGAGCTGCTGGCCGCCCCGAGCCTCGACATCCCCGGCAAGACGGTCAAGGACACCCTGCTGCCCGGCGCGGTCGAGGTCGGCTCCTACGACGGCAAGTTCCTGGTGCTCAACTACACCTACACCGCCTACGGCATCTGGCACTCCGCCAAGCTCTTCGCCGACCGGGGCTGGTCGTACGCGAAGACCTGGGACGAGCACATCGCGCTCTGCAAGCAGATCAAGGCCGCCGGCATCGCCCCCTGGACGTACGCCGGCCTGCACCCGCGCTACATGAGCTGGCCGCTGATCTCCACGGCGATCAAGTTCGGCGGCCCGTCGGTGGCGACCGCCATCGACAACCTGGAGCCGAGCGCCTGGAAGTCCGACTCGATGCGCGCCGCCGCCGACGCCTGGCACCAGATCGTCAAGGACAAGTACATCCTGGACGGCTCGTCCGGCCTCGACCACAAGCAGTCGCAGACCGCCTGGTGCCAGGGCAAGGCCGCCTTCATCTCCTGCGGCTCCTGGCTGGAGAGCGAGCAGAAGGACGTCACCCCGGCCGGGTTCAACATGACCATCGCACCGACGCCGAGCCTGGGCAGCGGCGACAAGCTGCCGTTCGAGGCGATCCGGGGCACCGCCGGGGAACCGTTCATGGTGCCCGCCAAGGCCCGCAACGTCGCCGGCGGCCTGGAGTACTTCCGGACCATGCTCTCCAAGAAGGGCGCCCAGGACTTCACGAAGAAGGTCGCCAGCCTCACCGTGGTCGCCGGCGCCACCGAAGGCGTCGAGCTGCCGTACGGGCTGAGCACCGTGGTCAAGGCCCTCGACGCGTCCGGCGCCAACGGCTTCAACTGGGTCTACAACAGCTTCTACCGCAAGTTGGAGCGCAACCTCGTCGACGCCGCGTGCGGCGAGTTCTTCAGCGGCCGGATCGGCCCCGCCGAGTTCCTCCAACAGTGCCAGAAGGGCGCCGACTCGATCGCCCAGGACAGCTCGGTCAAGAAGTACAAGCGAGCGGCCTGA